A region from the Pseudomonadota bacterium genome encodes:
- a CDS encoding zinc-ribbon domain-containing protein: protein MTAEQIEPDHKMTAWWVCSKGHEFQATVRSRTRSHGRCPHCYGAWTVDSIRSFVQSLLGHVNVLTPSEMFALAMQAGALRGAASTAFVKALTTGRFPTEELEKFAAGKPSLVDDFAGDRELTLELV, encoded by the coding sequence ATGACGGCCGAGCAAATCGAGCCGGACCACAAGATGACGGCGTGGTGGGTCTGCTCGAAGGGGCACGAGTTTCAAGCCACCGTCCGCTCCAGAACTCGGAGCCACGGTCGATGTCCGCACTGCTATGGAGCGTGGACGGTCGACAGCATCCGCAGCTTCGTGCAGTCGCTGCTCGGCCACGTCAATGTGCTCACCCCGAGCGAGATGTTCGCGCTGGCGATGCAGGCCGGGGCGCTTCGGGGCGCCGCCTCCACCGCGTTCGTCAAGGCGCTGACCACCGGCCGGTTTCCAACCGAGGAGCTGGAGAAGTTCGCCGCAGGCAAGCCGTCCCTGGTGGACGACTTCGCGGGCGATCGGGAGCTCACGCTGGAGCTCGT